A DNA window from Ornithodoros turicata isolate Travis chromosome 10, ASM3712646v1, whole genome shotgun sequence contains the following coding sequences:
- the LOC135370801 gene encoding vacuolar protein sorting-associated protein 29 — protein sequence MLVLVLGDLHVPHRCHSLPAKFKKLLVPGRIQHILCTGNLCTKESYDYLKTLASDVHIVRGDFDENLNYPEQKVVTVGQFRIGLCHGHQIVPWGNHDMLALLQRQLDVDILISGHTHRFEAYEHENKFYINPGSATGAYNALESNVVPSFVLMDIQSSTVVTYVYQLIGDEVKVERIEYKKA from the coding sequence ATGTTGGTCCTCGTTCTTGGAGACTTACATGTGCCCCATAGATGCCACAGCCTACCAGCCAAGTTCAAGAAACTCCTCGTCCCCGGAAGAATTCAGCACATTTTGTGCACCGGCAATTTGTGCACGAAGGAATCGTACGACTATCTGAAGACGTTGGCAAGTGACGTACATATTGTTCGCGGGGATTTCGACGAGAACCTGAACTACCCCGAGCAAAAGGTGGTAACAGTTGGCCAGTTTCGAATTGGGCTTTGCCATGGCCATCAAATTGTGCCGTGGGGGAACCATGACATGCTGGCCCTGCTGCAGAGACAGCTGGACGTTGACATTCTGATATCTGGTCACACCCATCGTTTCGAAGCGTACGAACACGAGAACAAGTTCTACATCAACCCAGGATCTGCAACGGGTGCGTACAACGCTCTGGAAAGCAATGTGGTACCGTCGTTTGTTTTGATGGATATCCAGTCATCTACTGTGGTAACCTACGTTTATCAACTCATCGGCGACGAAGTGAAGGTGGAGCGAATCGAGTATAAGAAAGCGTAA